A genomic window from Equus asinus isolate D_3611 breed Donkey chromosome 25, EquAss-T2T_v2, whole genome shotgun sequence includes:
- the ADAMTSL4 gene encoding ADAMTS-like protein 4 isoform X3, translated as MCTILWMKKPRLTLVPAQSEPRGSQSSLGEAGMSGLHQRLRGGEGLERRGSGVGRDHPGRGAPPPLGPGAAPPPPSRSAGWGPGVPSTGRAARRPRDSARERRLPPDRAGTASASPLEPSAGARHAGTARPAAPGWVAPAAGVGVGRPRGPPRGAGSARGGRGGGGAPGGAGPRRQCPEPGSGAVVAAAERGCLERAPGRRRVNGPPGLRRAEITPSMPRCLSSGVLASGPLLLCPRAIKGGVMENWAGRPGLYLMLLLSLPQLCLDQEVLSGHSLQTAPEESQGPEGVWGPWDQWASCSQPCGVGVQRRIRTCQLPTDQLHQGLPLPPRPPRHPEALLPGGQGPRPQTSRATLPLYRPQPRGTSGPLGGPVSQLGREEAQEIQGARRSRVRDPIKPGMFGYGRVPFALPLHRNRRHPRRSPRSELSQASDLPSLTPRAEPSSANHTPQTQLPPTELSAHTPSLPAEPQSPEMAQTEVPSRTRPDPTWPHPRAQASGTEPPSSIFSPGESSSFHVSPQPGMPSSQGWASPRVTERYPNPFLSVPWGRGQQSREHWRPGGHLHRSLTEPAPHHPAGWLPLLSAGPHSSSLWSLFAPSSLVPRCSGESEQLRACIQVPCPPEQPDPRALQCAAFDSQEFMGQLYQWEPFTEVQGSQRCELNCRPRGFRFYVRHTEKVQDGTLCQPGALDICVAGRCLSPGCDGILGSGRRRDGCGVCGGDDSTCRLVSGNLTNRGGPLGYQKILLIPAGASRLQIAQLRPSSNYLALRGPGGRSIINGNWAVDPPGSYTAGGTIFRYNRPPREEGTGESLSAEGPTTQPVDVYMIFQEENPGVFYQYVISSPPPNPENPTPEPRIPQLQPEMLRVEPPPASAPRPARTPGTLQRQVRIPQMPAPPHPRTPLGSPTGYWKRVGHSECSASCGKGVWRPVFLCISRESGEELDERSCALGARPPASLEPCHGPPCPPYWEAGEWTSCSRSCGPGTQHRQLRCRQEFGGGGSSVPPERCGHLPRPNITQPCQLRLCGHWEVRSPWSQCSVRCGRGQRSRQVRCVGNNGDEVSERECASGPPRPPNREACDMGPCTTAWFHSDWSSKCSAECGTGIQRRSVVCLGSGEAHGVGQEETGTGTSEQSCAPGSRPPDMRACSLRPCEMTWCWYTGPWTECSSECGSGTQRRDIICVSKLGTEFNVTSPSNCAHLPRPPALQPCQGQDCQDRWFSTTWSPRWRRPGVQEEPGAQQRSDMIAGVSPVFSFLPGGHSDKGGPVPDCQPDPQHPMPCSPAALQETTL; from the exons ATGTGTacaattttatggatgaagaaaccgaggctcacaTTGGTCCCGGCGCAGTCAGAACCACGCGGCTCACAGTCCAGCTTAGGAGAGGCAGGGATGTCTGGCTTGCACCAGAGGCTGCGCGGAGGAGAGGGCCTCGAGCGCCGCGGATCCGGGGTCGGGCGGGACCATCCCGGCCGGGGCGCGCCCCCGCCGCTCGGTCCCggcgccgccccgccccctccgaGCCGGTCCGCGGGCTGGGGTCCCGGAGTCCCCAGCACCGgtcgggccgcgcgccggcccaGGGACAGTGCCCGGGAGCGACGGCTGCCTCCGGACCGGGCTGGCACCGCCTCGGCTTCGCCCCTCGAGCCGTCGGCGGGCGCCCGGCACGCAGGGACGGCCAGGCCCGCAGCCCCGGGGTGGGTGGCCCCGGCAGCAGGAGTTGGGGTGGGCCGCCCCCGGGGGCCGCCGAGGGGCGCGGGCAGCGCGCGTGGCGGGcgtggcgggggcggggcgccgggcGGAGCCGGGCCGAGGCGGCAGTGTCCGGAGCCCGGCTCAGGGGCTGTAGTGGCCGCCGCGGAGCGAGGCTGCCTCGAGAGAGCGCCCGGGCGCAGGAGGGTAAACGGGCCGCCGGGGCTGCGCAGAGCAG AGATCACCCCCTCCATGCCCAGATGCCTGAGTAGTGGCGTGTTGGCTTCCGGTCCCCTCCTCCTTTGCCCCAGGGCCATCAAGGGAGGAGTGATGGAGAATTGGGCAGGCAG GCCCGGGTTGTATCTGATGCTGCTTCTGTCCCTCCCTCAACTCTGCCTGGATCAGGAG GTGTTATCTGGACACTCTCTTCAGACAGCCCCTGAGGAGAGCCAAGGCCCTGAGGGCGTCTGGGGTCCTTGGGACCAGTGGGCCTCTTGCTCTCAgccctgtggggtgggggtgcagcGCAGGATCCGGACATGTCAGCTCCCTACAGATCAACTCCACCAgggcctgcccctcccaccccggCCCCCAAGACATCCAGAAGCCCTGCTCCCTGGGGGTCAGGGTCCCAGACCCCAGACTTCCAGAGCAACCCTCCCCCTGTACAGGCCACAGCCTCGGGGAACAAGTGGCCCACTTGGAGGTCCTGTTTCTCAGTTAGGGAGAGAGGAGGCCCAGGAGATTCAAGGAGCCAGGAG GTCCCGGGTTCgagaccccatcaagccaggaaTGTTTGGTTATGGCAGAGTGCCCTTTGCTTTGCCGCTCCATCGGAACCGCAGGCACCCCCGGAGGTCACCCAGATCTGAGCTCTCCCAGGCCTCAGATCTTCCATCCCTGACTCCAAGAGCAGAGCCATCCTCTGCCAACCACACCCCTCAAACTCAGCTCCCTCCTACAGAACTGTCTGCCCACACCCCATCCCTGCCAGCAGAACCCCAAAGCCCCGAAATGGCTCAGACAGAGGTGCCATCTAGAACCAGGCCTGACCCCAcatggccccaccccagagcccaGGCCTCCGGCACAGAGCCTCCCTCATCCATCTTTTCCCCAGGAGAAAGTAGCTCCTTCCATGTGTCCCCTCAGCCGGGAATGCCGAGTTCCCAGGGTTGGGCCAGCCCCCGGGTGACAGAGAGATACCCTaatcctttcctttctgtccctTGGGGCCGAGGCCAACAGAGCCGGGAGCACTGGAGACCTGGGGGGCATCTTCACAGGTCCCTCACAGAGCCTGCCCCGCACCACCCAGCTGGCTGGTTGCCTCTGCTGAGTGCTGGCCCCCATTCCAGCTCCCTCTGGAGCCTCTTTGCTCCCAGTAGCCTTGTTCCAAGATGTTCTGGGGAGAGTGAGCAGCTGAGAGCCTGCATCCAAGTG CCCTGCCCCCCTGAGCAGCCAGACCCCCGGGCCCTGCAGTGTGCAGCCTTTGACTCGCAGGAGTTCATGGGCCAGCTCTACCAATGGGAGCCCTTCACAGAAG TCCAGGGCTCCCAACGCTGTGAACTGAACTGCCGCCCCCGTGGCTTCCGCTTCTATGTCCGTCACACCGAAAAGGTCCAGGATGGGACCCTGTGTCAGCCCGGAGCCCTAGACATCTGTGTGGCTGGACGCTGCCTG AGCCCCGGCTGCGATGGGATCCTCGGCTCTGGCAGGCGTCGAGATGGCTGTGGAGTCTGTGGGGGTGATGATTCTACCTGTCGCCTCGTCTCGGGGAACCTCACTAACCGGGGGGGCCCTCTGGGCTATCAGAAGATCTTGTTGATTCCTGCTGGAGCTTCCCGCCTCCAGATTGCCCAGCTCCGGCCCAGCTCCAACTACCTGG CACTTCGAGGCCCTGGGGGCCGGTCCATCATCAACGGAAACTGGGCTGTGGATCCCCCTGGGTCCTACACGGCCGGTGGGACTATCTTCCGGTACAACCGTCCTCCTCGAGAGGAGGGCACCGGGGAGAGTCTGTCAGCCGAGGGCCCCACAACCCAGCCTGTGGATGTCTAT atgaTCTTTCAGGAGGAAAACCCAGGTGTTTTTTATCAGTATGTCATCTCTTCACCTCCTCCAAACCCTGAGAACCCCACCCCAGAGCCCCGTATCCCCCAACTGCAGCCTG AGATGTTAAGGGTAGAGCCCCCACCAGCTTCAGCACCCCGCCCTGCCCGCACCCCAGGCACCCTCCAGCGTCAGGTGCGGATCCCCCAgatgcctgccccaccccaccccaggactCCCCTGGGGTCTCCAACTGGATACTGGAAACGAGTGGGGCACTCTGAGTGCTCCGCATCCTGTGGAAAAG GTGTTTGGCGCCCTGTCTTCCTCTGCATTTCTCGTGAGTCAGGAGAGGAACTGGATGAACGCAGCTGTGCCTTGGGCGCCAGGCCCCCAGCCTCCCTAGAACCCTGCCATGGTCCCCCATGCCCCCCATA CTGGGAGGCTGGCGAGTGGACGTCCTGCAGCCGCTCCTGtggccctggcacccagcaccGCCAGCTGCGCTGCCGGCAAGAGTTTGGTGGGGGTGGCTCCTCAGTGCCTCCAGAGCGCTGTGGACATCTCCCCCGGCCCAACATTACCCAGCCCTGTCAGCTGCGCCTCTGTGGCCACTGGGAGGTTCGTTCCCCCTGGAGCCAG TGCTCTGTGCGGTGCGGGCGTGGCCAGAGGAGCCGGCAAGTTCGCTGTGTTGGAAACAACGGTGATGAAGTGAGTGAGCGGGAGTGTGCTTCAggccccccgcggccccccaACAGAGAGGCCTGTGACATGGGGCCCTGTACCACGGCCTGGTTCCACAGTGACTGGAGCTCCAAG TGTTCAGCTGAGTGTGGGACAGGAATCCAGCGACGTTCTGTGGTCTGCCTCGGGAGTGGGGAGGCCCATGGAGTGGGCCAGGAGGAAACAGGAACAGGAACCAGTGAGCAAAGCTGTGCACCAGGGAGCCGCCCCCCTGACATGCGTGCCTGCAGCTTGAGGCCCTGTGAGATGACATGGTGCTGGTACACGGGGCCCTGGACTGAG TGCTCCTCAGAATGTGGCTCTGGCACACAGCGTAGAGACATCATCTGTGTGTCCAAACTGGGGACTGAGTTCAATGTGACATCTCCTAGCAACTGTGCCCACCTGCCCAGGCCCCCCGCCCTGCAGCCCTGTCAGGGGCAGGACTGCCAGGACCGATGGTTTTCTACAACCTGGAGTCCG AGATggaggaggcctggggttcaggaGGAGCCTGGTGCACAGCAGAGGTCTGATATGATAGCCGGGGTCTCCCCAGTGTTCTCGTTCCTGCCAGGGGGGCATTCAGACAAGGGAGGTCCAGTGCCTGACTGCCAACCAGACCCTCAGCATCCGATGCCCTGCTCACCTGCGGCCCTCCAGGAAACGACCCTGTAA
- the ADAMTSL4 gene encoding ADAMTS-like protein 4 isoform X4 produces the protein MCTILWMKKPRLTLVPAQSEPRGSQSSLGEAGMSGLHQRLRGGEGLERRGSGVGRDHPGRGAPPPLGPGAAPPPPSRSAGWGPGVPSTGRAARRPRDSARERRLPPDRAGTASASPLEPSAGARHAGTARPAAPGWVAPAAGVGVGRPRGPPRGAGSARGGRGGGGAPGGAGPRRQCPEPGSGAVVAAAERGCLERAPGRRRVNGPPGLRRAEITPSMPRCLSSGVLASGPLLLCPRAIKGGVMENWAGRPGLYLMLLLSLPQLCLDQEVLSGHSLQTAPEESQGPEGVWGPWDQWASCSQPCGVGVQRRIRTCQLPTDQLHQGLPLPPRPPRHPEALLPGGQGPRPQTSRATLPLYRPQPRGTSGPLGGPVSQLGREEAQEIQGARRSRVRDPIKPGMFGYGRVPFALPLHRNRRHPRRSPRSELSQASDLPSLTPRAEPSSANHTPQTQLPPTELSAHTPSLPAEPQSPEMAQTEVPSRTRPDPTWPHPRAQASGTEPPSSIFSPGESSSFHVSPQPGMPSSQGWASPRVTERYPNPFLSVPWGRGQQSREHWRPGGHLHRSLTEPAPHHPAGWLPLLSAGPHSSSLWSLFAPSSLVPRCSGESEQLRACIQVPCPPEQPDPRALQCAAFDSQEFMGQLYQWEPFTEVQGSQRCELNCRPRGFRFYVRHTEKVQDGTLCQPGALDICVAGRCLSPGCDGILGSGRRRDGCGVCGGDDSTCRLVSGNLTNRGGPLGYQKILLIPAGASRLQIAQLRPSSNYLALRGPGGRSIINGNWAVDPPGSYTAGGTIFRYNRPPREEGTGESLSAEGPTTQPVDVYMIFQEENPGVFYQYVISSPPPNPENPTPEPRIPQLQPEMLRVEPPPASAPRPARTPGTLQRQVRIPQMPAPPHPRTPLGSPTGYWKRVGHSECSASCGKGVWRPVFLCISRESGEELDERSCALGARPPASLEPCHGPPCPPYWEAGEWTSCSRSCGPGTQHRQLRCRQEFGGGGSSVPPERCGHLPRPNITQPCQLRLCGHWEVRSPWSQKLYNKISHGPPIYQSDKRLNRRGGPRAPGSACSSSHKAM, from the exons ATGTGTacaattttatggatgaagaaaccgaggctcacaTTGGTCCCGGCGCAGTCAGAACCACGCGGCTCACAGTCCAGCTTAGGAGAGGCAGGGATGTCTGGCTTGCACCAGAGGCTGCGCGGAGGAGAGGGCCTCGAGCGCCGCGGATCCGGGGTCGGGCGGGACCATCCCGGCCGGGGCGCGCCCCCGCCGCTCGGTCCCggcgccgccccgccccctccgaGCCGGTCCGCGGGCTGGGGTCCCGGAGTCCCCAGCACCGgtcgggccgcgcgccggcccaGGGACAGTGCCCGGGAGCGACGGCTGCCTCCGGACCGGGCTGGCACCGCCTCGGCTTCGCCCCTCGAGCCGTCGGCGGGCGCCCGGCACGCAGGGACGGCCAGGCCCGCAGCCCCGGGGTGGGTGGCCCCGGCAGCAGGAGTTGGGGTGGGCCGCCCCCGGGGGCCGCCGAGGGGCGCGGGCAGCGCGCGTGGCGGGcgtggcgggggcggggcgccgggcGGAGCCGGGCCGAGGCGGCAGTGTCCGGAGCCCGGCTCAGGGGCTGTAGTGGCCGCCGCGGAGCGAGGCTGCCTCGAGAGAGCGCCCGGGCGCAGGAGGGTAAACGGGCCGCCGGGGCTGCGCAGAGCAG AGATCACCCCCTCCATGCCCAGATGCCTGAGTAGTGGCGTGTTGGCTTCCGGTCCCCTCCTCCTTTGCCCCAGGGCCATCAAGGGAGGAGTGATGGAGAATTGGGCAGGCAG GCCCGGGTTGTATCTGATGCTGCTTCTGTCCCTCCCTCAACTCTGCCTGGATCAGGAG GTGTTATCTGGACACTCTCTTCAGACAGCCCCTGAGGAGAGCCAAGGCCCTGAGGGCGTCTGGGGTCCTTGGGACCAGTGGGCCTCTTGCTCTCAgccctgtggggtgggggtgcagcGCAGGATCCGGACATGTCAGCTCCCTACAGATCAACTCCACCAgggcctgcccctcccaccccggCCCCCAAGACATCCAGAAGCCCTGCTCCCTGGGGGTCAGGGTCCCAGACCCCAGACTTCCAGAGCAACCCTCCCCCTGTACAGGCCACAGCCTCGGGGAACAAGTGGCCCACTTGGAGGTCCTGTTTCTCAGTTAGGGAGAGAGGAGGCCCAGGAGATTCAAGGAGCCAGGAG GTCCCGGGTTCgagaccccatcaagccaggaaTGTTTGGTTATGGCAGAGTGCCCTTTGCTTTGCCGCTCCATCGGAACCGCAGGCACCCCCGGAGGTCACCCAGATCTGAGCTCTCCCAGGCCTCAGATCTTCCATCCCTGACTCCAAGAGCAGAGCCATCCTCTGCCAACCACACCCCTCAAACTCAGCTCCCTCCTACAGAACTGTCTGCCCACACCCCATCCCTGCCAGCAGAACCCCAAAGCCCCGAAATGGCTCAGACAGAGGTGCCATCTAGAACCAGGCCTGACCCCAcatggccccaccccagagcccaGGCCTCCGGCACAGAGCCTCCCTCATCCATCTTTTCCCCAGGAGAAAGTAGCTCCTTCCATGTGTCCCCTCAGCCGGGAATGCCGAGTTCCCAGGGTTGGGCCAGCCCCCGGGTGACAGAGAGATACCCTaatcctttcctttctgtccctTGGGGCCGAGGCCAACAGAGCCGGGAGCACTGGAGACCTGGGGGGCATCTTCACAGGTCCCTCACAGAGCCTGCCCCGCACCACCCAGCTGGCTGGTTGCCTCTGCTGAGTGCTGGCCCCCATTCCAGCTCCCTCTGGAGCCTCTTTGCTCCCAGTAGCCTTGTTCCAAGATGTTCTGGGGAGAGTGAGCAGCTGAGAGCCTGCATCCAAGTG CCCTGCCCCCCTGAGCAGCCAGACCCCCGGGCCCTGCAGTGTGCAGCCTTTGACTCGCAGGAGTTCATGGGCCAGCTCTACCAATGGGAGCCCTTCACAGAAG TCCAGGGCTCCCAACGCTGTGAACTGAACTGCCGCCCCCGTGGCTTCCGCTTCTATGTCCGTCACACCGAAAAGGTCCAGGATGGGACCCTGTGTCAGCCCGGAGCCCTAGACATCTGTGTGGCTGGACGCTGCCTG AGCCCCGGCTGCGATGGGATCCTCGGCTCTGGCAGGCGTCGAGATGGCTGTGGAGTCTGTGGGGGTGATGATTCTACCTGTCGCCTCGTCTCGGGGAACCTCACTAACCGGGGGGGCCCTCTGGGCTATCAGAAGATCTTGTTGATTCCTGCTGGAGCTTCCCGCCTCCAGATTGCCCAGCTCCGGCCCAGCTCCAACTACCTGG CACTTCGAGGCCCTGGGGGCCGGTCCATCATCAACGGAAACTGGGCTGTGGATCCCCCTGGGTCCTACACGGCCGGTGGGACTATCTTCCGGTACAACCGTCCTCCTCGAGAGGAGGGCACCGGGGAGAGTCTGTCAGCCGAGGGCCCCACAACCCAGCCTGTGGATGTCTAT atgaTCTTTCAGGAGGAAAACCCAGGTGTTTTTTATCAGTATGTCATCTCTTCACCTCCTCCAAACCCTGAGAACCCCACCCCAGAGCCCCGTATCCCCCAACTGCAGCCTG AGATGTTAAGGGTAGAGCCCCCACCAGCTTCAGCACCCCGCCCTGCCCGCACCCCAGGCACCCTCCAGCGTCAGGTGCGGATCCCCCAgatgcctgccccaccccaccccaggactCCCCTGGGGTCTCCAACTGGATACTGGAAACGAGTGGGGCACTCTGAGTGCTCCGCATCCTGTGGAAAAG GTGTTTGGCGCCCTGTCTTCCTCTGCATTTCTCGTGAGTCAGGAGAGGAACTGGATGAACGCAGCTGTGCCTTGGGCGCCAGGCCCCCAGCCTCCCTAGAACCCTGCCATGGTCCCCCATGCCCCCCATA CTGGGAGGCTGGCGAGTGGACGTCCTGCAGCCGCTCCTGtggccctggcacccagcaccGCCAGCTGCGCTGCCGGCAAGAGTTTGGTGGGGGTGGCTCCTCAGTGCCTCCAGAGCGCTGTGGACATCTCCCCCGGCCCAACATTACCCAGCCCTGTCAGCTGCGCCTCTGTGGCCACTGGGAGGTTCGTTCCCCCTGGAGCCAG AAACTTTATAACAAGATCTCACATGGACCCCCAATCTATCAGTCAGATAAGAGACTGAACAGGCGTGGGGGGCCCAGAGCACCAGGCTCAGCCTGCTCCTCGAGCCACAAAGCCATGTAA
- the ADAMTSL4 gene encoding ADAMTS-like protein 4 isoform X1 produces MCTILWMKKPRLTLVPAQSEPRGSQSSLGEAGMSGLHQRLRGGEGLERRGSGVGRDHPGRGAPPPLGPGAAPPPPSRSAGWGPGVPSTGRAARRPRDSARERRLPPDRAGTASASPLEPSAGARHAGTARPAAPGWVAPAAGVGVGRPRGPPRGAGSARGGRGGGGAPGGAGPRRQCPEPGSGAVVAAAERGCLERAPGRRRVNGPPGLRRAEITPSMPRCLSSGVLASGPLLLCPRAIKGGVMENWAGRPGLYLMLLLSLPQLCLDQEVLSGHSLQTAPEESQGPEGVWGPWDQWASCSQPCGVGVQRRIRTCQLPTDQLHQGLPLPPRPPRHPEALLPGGQGPRPQTSRATLPLYRPQPRGTSGPLGGPVSQLGREEAQEIQGARRSRVRDPIKPGMFGYGRVPFALPLHRNRRHPRRSPRSELSQASDLPSLTPRAEPSSANHTPQTQLPPTELSAHTPSLPAEPQSPEMAQTEVPSRTRPDPTWPHPRAQASGTEPPSSIFSPGESSSFHVSPQPGMPSSQGWASPRVTERYPNPFLSVPWGRGQQSREHWRPGGHLHRSLTEPAPHHPAGWLPLLSAGPHSSSLWSLFAPSSLVPRCSGESEQLRACIQVPCPPEQPDPRALQCAAFDSQEFMGQLYQWEPFTEVQGSQRCELNCRPRGFRFYVRHTEKVQDGTLCQPGALDICVAGRCLSPGCDGILGSGRRRDGCGVCGGDDSTCRLVSGNLTNRGGPLGYQKILLIPAGASRLQIAQLRPSSNYLALRGPGGRSIINGNWAVDPPGSYTAGGTIFRYNRPPREEGTGESLSAEGPTTQPVDVYMIFQEENPGVFYQYVISSPPPNPENPTPEPRIPQLQPEMLRVEPPPASAPRPARTPGTLQRQVRIPQMPAPPHPRTPLGSPTGYWKRVGHSECSASCGKGVWRPVFLCISRESGEELDERSCALGARPPASLEPCHGPPCPPYWEAGEWTSCSRSCGPGTQHRQLRCRQEFGGGGSSVPPERCGHLPRPNITQPCQLRLCGHWEVRSPWSQCSVRCGRGQRSRQVRCVGNNGDEVSERECASGPPRPPNREACDMGPCTTAWFHSDWSSKCSAECGTGIQRRSVVCLGSGEAHGVGQEETGTGTSEQSCAPGSRPPDMRACSLRPCEMTWCWYTGPWTECSSECGSGTQRRDIICVSKLGTEFNVTSPSNCAHLPRPPALQPCQGQDCQDRWFSTTWSPCSRSCQGGIQTREVQCLTANQTLSIRCPAHLRPSRKRPCNSQPCSQRPDDQCKDSSPHCPLVVQARLCVYPYYTATCCRSCAHVLERSPPEPA; encoded by the exons ATGTGTacaattttatggatgaagaaaccgaggctcacaTTGGTCCCGGCGCAGTCAGAACCACGCGGCTCACAGTCCAGCTTAGGAGAGGCAGGGATGTCTGGCTTGCACCAGAGGCTGCGCGGAGGAGAGGGCCTCGAGCGCCGCGGATCCGGGGTCGGGCGGGACCATCCCGGCCGGGGCGCGCCCCCGCCGCTCGGTCCCggcgccgccccgccccctccgaGCCGGTCCGCGGGCTGGGGTCCCGGAGTCCCCAGCACCGgtcgggccgcgcgccggcccaGGGACAGTGCCCGGGAGCGACGGCTGCCTCCGGACCGGGCTGGCACCGCCTCGGCTTCGCCCCTCGAGCCGTCGGCGGGCGCCCGGCACGCAGGGACGGCCAGGCCCGCAGCCCCGGGGTGGGTGGCCCCGGCAGCAGGAGTTGGGGTGGGCCGCCCCCGGGGGCCGCCGAGGGGCGCGGGCAGCGCGCGTGGCGGGcgtggcgggggcggggcgccgggcGGAGCCGGGCCGAGGCGGCAGTGTCCGGAGCCCGGCTCAGGGGCTGTAGTGGCCGCCGCGGAGCGAGGCTGCCTCGAGAGAGCGCCCGGGCGCAGGAGGGTAAACGGGCCGCCGGGGCTGCGCAGAGCAG AGATCACCCCCTCCATGCCCAGATGCCTGAGTAGTGGCGTGTTGGCTTCCGGTCCCCTCCTCCTTTGCCCCAGGGCCATCAAGGGAGGAGTGATGGAGAATTGGGCAGGCAG GCCCGGGTTGTATCTGATGCTGCTTCTGTCCCTCCCTCAACTCTGCCTGGATCAGGAG GTGTTATCTGGACACTCTCTTCAGACAGCCCCTGAGGAGAGCCAAGGCCCTGAGGGCGTCTGGGGTCCTTGGGACCAGTGGGCCTCTTGCTCTCAgccctgtggggtgggggtgcagcGCAGGATCCGGACATGTCAGCTCCCTACAGATCAACTCCACCAgggcctgcccctcccaccccggCCCCCAAGACATCCAGAAGCCCTGCTCCCTGGGGGTCAGGGTCCCAGACCCCAGACTTCCAGAGCAACCCTCCCCCTGTACAGGCCACAGCCTCGGGGAACAAGTGGCCCACTTGGAGGTCCTGTTTCTCAGTTAGGGAGAGAGGAGGCCCAGGAGATTCAAGGAGCCAGGAG GTCCCGGGTTCgagaccccatcaagccaggaaTGTTTGGTTATGGCAGAGTGCCCTTTGCTTTGCCGCTCCATCGGAACCGCAGGCACCCCCGGAGGTCACCCAGATCTGAGCTCTCCCAGGCCTCAGATCTTCCATCCCTGACTCCAAGAGCAGAGCCATCCTCTGCCAACCACACCCCTCAAACTCAGCTCCCTCCTACAGAACTGTCTGCCCACACCCCATCCCTGCCAGCAGAACCCCAAAGCCCCGAAATGGCTCAGACAGAGGTGCCATCTAGAACCAGGCCTGACCCCAcatggccccaccccagagcccaGGCCTCCGGCACAGAGCCTCCCTCATCCATCTTTTCCCCAGGAGAAAGTAGCTCCTTCCATGTGTCCCCTCAGCCGGGAATGCCGAGTTCCCAGGGTTGGGCCAGCCCCCGGGTGACAGAGAGATACCCTaatcctttcctttctgtccctTGGGGCCGAGGCCAACAGAGCCGGGAGCACTGGAGACCTGGGGGGCATCTTCACAGGTCCCTCACAGAGCCTGCCCCGCACCACCCAGCTGGCTGGTTGCCTCTGCTGAGTGCTGGCCCCCATTCCAGCTCCCTCTGGAGCCTCTTTGCTCCCAGTAGCCTTGTTCCAAGATGTTCTGGGGAGAGTGAGCAGCTGAGAGCCTGCATCCAAGTG CCCTGCCCCCCTGAGCAGCCAGACCCCCGGGCCCTGCAGTGTGCAGCCTTTGACTCGCAGGAGTTCATGGGCCAGCTCTACCAATGGGAGCCCTTCACAGAAG TCCAGGGCTCCCAACGCTGTGAACTGAACTGCCGCCCCCGTGGCTTCCGCTTCTATGTCCGTCACACCGAAAAGGTCCAGGATGGGACCCTGTGTCAGCCCGGAGCCCTAGACATCTGTGTGGCTGGACGCTGCCTG AGCCCCGGCTGCGATGGGATCCTCGGCTCTGGCAGGCGTCGAGATGGCTGTGGAGTCTGTGGGGGTGATGATTCTACCTGTCGCCTCGTCTCGGGGAACCTCACTAACCGGGGGGGCCCTCTGGGCTATCAGAAGATCTTGTTGATTCCTGCTGGAGCTTCCCGCCTCCAGATTGCCCAGCTCCGGCCCAGCTCCAACTACCTGG CACTTCGAGGCCCTGGGGGCCGGTCCATCATCAACGGAAACTGGGCTGTGGATCCCCCTGGGTCCTACACGGCCGGTGGGACTATCTTCCGGTACAACCGTCCTCCTCGAGAGGAGGGCACCGGGGAGAGTCTGTCAGCCGAGGGCCCCACAACCCAGCCTGTGGATGTCTAT atgaTCTTTCAGGAGGAAAACCCAGGTGTTTTTTATCAGTATGTCATCTCTTCACCTCCTCCAAACCCTGAGAACCCCACCCCAGAGCCCCGTATCCCCCAACTGCAGCCTG AGATGTTAAGGGTAGAGCCCCCACCAGCTTCAGCACCCCGCCCTGCCCGCACCCCAGGCACCCTCCAGCGTCAGGTGCGGATCCCCCAgatgcctgccccaccccaccccaggactCCCCTGGGGTCTCCAACTGGATACTGGAAACGAGTGGGGCACTCTGAGTGCTCCGCATCCTGTGGAAAAG GTGTTTGGCGCCCTGTCTTCCTCTGCATTTCTCGTGAGTCAGGAGAGGAACTGGATGAACGCAGCTGTGCCTTGGGCGCCAGGCCCCCAGCCTCCCTAGAACCCTGCCATGGTCCCCCATGCCCCCCATA CTGGGAGGCTGGCGAGTGGACGTCCTGCAGCCGCTCCTGtggccctggcacccagcaccGCCAGCTGCGCTGCCGGCAAGAGTTTGGTGGGGGTGGCTCCTCAGTGCCTCCAGAGCGCTGTGGACATCTCCCCCGGCCCAACATTACCCAGCCCTGTCAGCTGCGCCTCTGTGGCCACTGGGAGGTTCGTTCCCCCTGGAGCCAG TGCTCTGTGCGGTGCGGGCGTGGCCAGAGGAGCCGGCAAGTTCGCTGTGTTGGAAACAACGGTGATGAAGTGAGTGAGCGGGAGTGTGCTTCAggccccccgcggccccccaACAGAGAGGCCTGTGACATGGGGCCCTGTACCACGGCCTGGTTCCACAGTGACTGGAGCTCCAAG TGTTCAGCTGAGTGTGGGACAGGAATCCAGCGACGTTCTGTGGTCTGCCTCGGGAGTGGGGAGGCCCATGGAGTGGGCCAGGAGGAAACAGGAACAGGAACCAGTGAGCAAAGCTGTGCACCAGGGAGCCGCCCCCCTGACATGCGTGCCTGCAGCTTGAGGCCCTGTGAGATGACATGGTGCTGGTACACGGGGCCCTGGACTGAG TGCTCCTCAGAATGTGGCTCTGGCACACAGCGTAGAGACATCATCTGTGTGTCCAAACTGGGGACTGAGTTCAATGTGACATCTCCTAGCAACTGTGCCCACCTGCCCAGGCCCCCCGCCCTGCAGCCCTGTCAGGGGCAGGACTGCCAGGACCGATGGTTTTCTACAACCTGGAGTCCG TGTTCTCGTTCCTGCCAGGGGGGCATTCAGACAAGGGAGGTCCAGTGCCTGACTGCCAACCAGACCCTCAGCATCCGATGCCCTGCTCACCTGCGGCCCTCCAGGAAACGACCCTGTAACAGCCAACCCTGCAGCCAGCGCCCTG ATGATCAATGCAAGGACAGCTCTCCACATTGCCCTCTGGTGGTACAGGCCCGGCTCTGCGTCTATCCCTACTACACAGCCACCTGTTGCCGCTCTTGTGCCCATGTCCTGGAGCGGTCTCCCCCGGAGCCCGCCTGA